One part of the Chiroxiphia lanceolata isolate bChiLan1 chromosome 14, bChiLan1.pri, whole genome shotgun sequence genome encodes these proteins:
- the RAP2C gene encoding ras-related protein Rap-2c — MREYKVVVLGSGGVGKSALTVQFVTGTFIEKYDPTIEDFYRKEIEVDSSPSVLEILDTAGTEQFASMRDLYIKNGQGFILVYSLVNQQSFQDIKPMRDQIVRVKRYEKVPLILVGNKVDLESEREVLSAEGRALAQEWGCPFMETSAKSKTMVDELFAEIVRQMNYASLPEKQDQCCTTCIVQ, encoded by the exons ATGCGGGAGTACaaggtggtggtgctgggcagCGGCGGGGTGGGGAAGTCCGCCCTGACCGTGCAGTTCGTCACCGGCACCTTCATCGAGAAGTACGACCCCACCATCGAGGACTTCTACCGCAAGGAGATCGAGGTGGACTCGTCGCCGTCGGTGCTGGAGATCCTGGACACGGCGGGCACCGAGCAGTTCGCCTCCATGCGCGACCTCTACATCAAGAACGGGCAGGGCTTCATCCTCGTCTACAGCCTGGTCAACCAGCAGTCCTTCCAG GACATCAAGCCGATGAGGGACCAGATTGTCCGGGTGAAGAGATACGAGAAGGTTCCTCTGATCCTGGTGGGGAACAAAGTGGATCTGGAGTCGGAGAGGGAGGTGTTATCTGCAGAAGGCAGAGCCCTGGCTCAGGAGTGGGGTTGTCCCTTCATGGAGACGTCAGCCAAGAGCAAAACAATGGTGGATGAACTGTTTGCTGAGATCGTCAGGCAAATGAACTATGCCTCCCTGCCTGAGAAACAGGATCAGTGTTGTACAACTTGCATCGTCCAGTga